The Pseudomonas sp. FP2309 genomic sequence GGCCGTCAGTGGCGATGAAGGCGGCAGCGTCATCCTGGGCGGCCACGATGACTTTGCGGTCGAAGGGCGCCGACGTCACCTTGCTGGTGGCGTATGCGCTCGCAACGGTGCTCTGGATGGTCAAATCAAAGGCTGAAGCCCATGGCGACCAGCAGACAAAAAGCAGCACAGGGGCAATGAACAGGCGGTATGAAAAAGCCATGGGACTCGACAACTGAAAACGAGCGCCAAGGCTAGCGCAATGCTCGGGCGAGGGCCAGTGCAAAGGCGTCCGGGAGCGGCCCGCGCTCCCTTTACGTTCTGGGTTAGATAGCCAGTATCGCTTGAGCCAGTTGTGCGTCAGTCGCGGTGTTGAGTTGAGGTGCTTGGTGGCGGATCTGTGCCAGGGCGCTCTCCAGCTTCACGCCACGGATCGCGCCTTCGCTGGCGACAAAGCTGGCAGCGTCATCACGGGCTGCGCGCACGACTTTGTTGTCACGCAGGGACGAGGTGGCATCTGAGGTTGCGTCGGAGGTGGCCTTCAGCGCGCCGACGATAGAGTCGGTCGTCACGATGAAGCTGCTCGCGTTGGCGTTGGCAGCAAGGGCCAACAGGGTAGCTGCACTCAGCAGGCGAAGACGGGACATGAGGGGTGACTCCTATTAGGTGAGCAATGAAGATGGCGCAGAGTTTCTGCCACGTGCCGTTTGGATAGTAGGCCGCGGCGTATCAATTCGGATAGATTTTGTACGACTCATGAATCTGTACTGGTTAATTGTGGTTATGTCGAAACTGTATCGCTTGTTCAGTTTGAGCCTGTGAAGCGCAGACGCCGAAAACAACAAAGCCCACCACCGATCTCTCGGGGCGGGCTTTGTTTTGAAAAATCAGTGCTGGCAGTGGACCCGGTGGGTCAGGGCCAGCGGGCGCCAATTAGCGCCAGAACGGCTTGCTCAGCTCTTCGTAACGTTGAGCTTCGCTGATACCTGCATCAGCCAGCAGACGCGAATCCAGGCGAGCCAGTTGGTGGCGGCTGGAAATGCGGCGCTGCCACAACATCAGGTTGGCCAGAACGCGCAAAGGCAGGGCGGCTTGGTTGTTTACAGATTTTTCTTCGGAGAACAGTTCGGAACTGAGTGTACGTTCCATGATGACATCCTTCCGCTTGTGGCGGGATTAGGTAGTGGTTTAACTGATGCCAATGATCCTCTTCCCGCGCAAGACTCTCTAGATACAGTTCACCTGTATTGTGAGGGCCCAGTTAACTGTTTATGGGTGCTGTACTGTACGTAAATGGGGCAACTGTACCTGTCCGCACTGAAACAGTGCGAAATAGGCTTTTTTGAGTATTGTTGTGGGATATTTCGGTAGGAAAAGACCGGTACAGCAGTACAGTTTTTTGCTTAAGTGATGGCGTTGCAGCCGAGCTGATGAAACTGTGTTTGCATCAGCCCGGATCTGTATCAATCACGCCTTGAGCATGTGCCCGGTTTCTTCCAGGTTAATGTGCCAACTCAGTGCTTCACGCAGGATGTGCGGGGTGTGGCCGCCGATGGCGCAGGCTGCCTCGAAGTAACTGTTCAGCGCGTCGCGGTAGGCCGGATGCACACAGTTATCGATGACGACTCGCGCCCGTTCCCGCGGCGCCAGACCACGCAAGTCTGCAAGGCCTACCTCAGTGACCAGAATGTCCACGTCATGCTCGGTGTGGTCTACATGGCTGACCATTGGCACTACGCTGGAAATCGCGCCGCCCTTGGCAATCGACTTGGTGACAAAGATCGCCAGGTGCGCGTTGCGCGCGAAGTCTCCGGAGCCGCCGATACCGTTCATCATCCGGGTGCCGCAGACATGGGTGGAGTTGACGTTGCCGTAGATATCGAACTCCAGCGCGGTGTTGATGCCGATAATGCCCAGGCGACGCACCACCTCAGGATGGTTTGAAATTTCCTGGGGACGCAGTACCAGCTTGTCCTTGTAATGTTCCAGGTTGCCGAACACGTCGGTGTTACGCCGCTCAGACAATGTGATCGAGCTGCCTGAGGCGAAACTCAGCTTGCCGGCGTCGATCAGGTCGAAGGTCGAATCCTGCAACACCTCCGAATACATGGTCAGGTCTTCGAA encodes the following:
- a CDS encoding DUF2388 domain-containing protein, with protein sequence MSRLRLLSAATLLALAANANASSFIVTTDSIVGALKATSDATSDATSSLRDNKVVRAARDDAASFVASEGAIRGVKLESALAQIRHQAPQLNTATDAQLAQAILAI
- a CDS encoding DUF2388 domain-containing protein, which codes for MAFSYRLFIAPVLLFVCWSPWASAFDLTIQSTVASAYATSKVTSAPFDRKVIVAAQDDAAAFIATDGRWRGARLESALDYLRRTQPKLHASDLELAQAILVQ
- a CDS encoding DUF1127 domain-containing protein; amino-acid sequence: MERTLSSELFSEEKSVNNQAALPLRVLANLMLWQRRISSRHQLARLDSRLLADAGISEAQRYEELSKPFWR